The genome window GACGGAGCTGCCCGATTCCGGGCTGGTGTCGCAGCGGCTCGGCGACGTGGGCAGCGTGTTGTGCGCATCGCCTGCCTATCTGAAGAGGCGCGGCACGCCGCGCACGGTGAGCGATCTCGCCGGTCATGCGTGCCTGCAGATCGTCACGCCGCTTTTTCCGCGCGACCGCTGGCATCTCGACGGCCCGAACGGCCGCGAAACGTTCGAACTGCCGGTGCCCGATTTCCAGGTGAATATCGCCGATGCGCTCGGCGCCGCGCTGCGCGCCGGGCTCGGTATCGGCTCGCTGCCGATCCCGGCTGCGCTGCCCGCGCTCGCGAGCGGCGCACTGGTGCGCGTGCTGCCCGACTACCGGCTGCAGAAGCTGACGGTCTATACGTTGTATGCGTCGCGTCAGTATCTCGATGCGAAGATCCGCACGTTCGTCGATTTCCTGCGGGAATGCGTGCCCGAGCTGCTCGCCGCCGACGAGGCCGCTTTGAACGCTTGCTGCCCGTCCCGTCACTCCTGATAGACGCAAGGTCGGTGTCGTGAGTACCGCGCACCGTCTTGCGGCTCGACGTAATTGATTCGGAATCCTGCGTTAAAAGCGGGCAACGAATGCACGTGCACACGGACGGTTCCTGACAACGCTGCTCGTGCTGCCGTCAAGTCCTTATGAAAACGCTTGCTTTCGATATCGAACATCGTTGGTTCGGCGTGCGGCGGCCGCCTTTTAGAATCGGTTCGACCTGATTCATCGCATGCGTGCGCTCCGCTCGCGCCCACTTCATCGAACCCGAAACGACATGGCAGATCGATACTCCAGTACCCGCCGCCGGCTGCTTCATGCCGGCCTGGCGATCGCGGCAGGCTTCGCCGCCCATCCGGGCCTTGCGCTGGCTGGCACGGCCGCTACGCGTACTTTGCGCATCGGTTATCAGAAAGGGCCGCT of Burkholderia sp. NRF60-BP8 contains these proteins:
- a CDS encoding LysR family transcriptional regulator; the protein is MDTLQMMRIFVRVAEEGSFTSAAQRLDITTAYASRSVAQLETHLRTRLLNRSTRRIALTDAGQRYLDRCQRILGYIDEAEAEAADAQAKPSGRLHVHATTSFGQSYVVPAVVRYRERYPSVAVELTLSQHVPDIIDEGYDVSLQLSTTELPDSGLVSQRLGDVGSVLCASPAYLKRRGTPRTVSDLAGHACLQIVTPLFPRDRWHLDGPNGRETFELPVPDFQVNIADALGAALRAGLGIGSLPIPAALPALASGALVRVLPDYRLQKLTVYTLYASRQYLDAKIRTFVDFLRECVPELLAADEAALNACCPSRHS